A single window of Solanum dulcamara chromosome 5, daSolDulc1.2, whole genome shotgun sequence DNA harbors:
- the LOC129889095 gene encoding DEAD-box ATP-dependent RNA helicase 3, chloroplastic has protein sequence MASSFSIIGVSSIYQTNPSLELSRRPIANPPLSFPEKSHFHVHVHVRLRRPFLASAVVTPNSSVLSEEAFKGIGGFGKDSLNVSENEYESEIEVDDDESNEDELSVSKLGLPHRLVQSLEKRGITQLFPIQRAVLLPALEGRDIIARAKTGTGKTLAFGIPVLKKLSGDEEMRNTQRRGRLPKVLVLAPTRELANQVEKEMKESAPYLNTVCIYGGVSYATQQNALSRGVDVVVGTPGRLIDLINNNSLKLGEVEYLVLDEADQMLAVGFEEDVEVILEKLPPQRQSMLFSATMPGWVKKLARKYLNNPLTIDLVGDQEEKLAEGIKLYALSTTATSKRTILGDLVTVYAKGGKTIVFTQTKRDADEVSMALSNSISSEALHGDISQHQRERTLNGFRQGKFTVLVATDVASRGLDIPNVDLVIHYELPNDPETFVHRSGRTGRAGKEGTAILMYTGSQRRTVRSLERDAGCKFEFVSPPSVKEVLESSAEHVVATLNGVHPESVEYFTPTAQQLMEQQGVNALAAALALLGGFSKPPSSRSLLTHEQGWTTLQLTRDSVLSRGFLSARSVTGFLSDVYSPAADEVGKIHLIADERVQGAIFDLPEEIAADLLNQELPPGNTISKITKLPALQDDGPASDFYGKFSSRDSRGTRGGFRDRRGRNSRGSSSGRFSDNDDDNWGNDFRSRGGRTRRGGSDWLIGGDRRSSRSLSGGSRDRSFGGACFNCGRSGHRASECPNKRDY, from the exons ATGGCCTCTTCTTTTTCCATTATAGGAGTTTCCTCAATTTACCAAACCAATCCTTCACTGGAACTTTCTCGAAGACCCATCGCTAACCCTCCTTTATCTTTTCCTGAAAAATCCcattttcatgttcatgttcatgttcgtCTCAGACGTCCTTTTCTGGCTTCTGCTGTGGTAACTCCTAATTCTTCGGTGCTTAGTGAAGAAGCGTTTAAGGGAATTGGGGGTTTTGGGAAGGATTCTTTGAATGTTAGCGAAAATGAATACGAATCTGAGATTGaggttgatgatgatgaatcaAATGAGGATGAACTTTCTGTTTCTAAACTTGGTTTACCTCACAGACTTGTTCAATCTCTTGAGAAGCGTGGAATTACTCAACTTTTCCCAATTCAG AGAGCTGTTCTACTGCCAGCACTGGAGGGTCGGGATATAATTGCTCGTGCAAAGACAGGGACAGGGAAGACACTTGCCTTTGGTATTCCAGTATTGAAAAAGCTTAGTGGGGATGAAGAAATGAGAAATACTCAGAG ACGGGGACGACTTCCCAAAGTTTTGGTACTTGCACCTACTCGGGAGTTAGCCAATCAAGTTGAGAAGGAAATGAAAGAGTCGGCACCATACTTGAACACTGTCTGCATATATGGAGGTGTTTCTTATGCTACACAGCAAAATGCACTTTCCCGTGgggttgatgttgttgttggaacTCCAGGTAGACTTATTGACCTGATAAACAATAACAGCTTGAAACTGGGGGAAGTGGAGTATTTGGTCCTCGATGAGGCTGATCAAATGCTCGCAGTTGGATTTGAGGAAGATGTTGAAGTTATTTTGGAAAAACTTCCACCACAGAGGCAGAGCATGCTTTTCTCAGCTACCATGCCTGGCTGGGTAAAGAAACTGGCTAGGAAGTATTTGAACAATCCTTTGACAATTGACTTG GTTGGTGATCAAGAGGAAAAGCTGGCAGAGGGGATCAAGCTTTATGCTCTATCAACTACAGCAACATCAAAACGAACTATACTCGGTGATCTTGTTACA GTTTATGCAAAGGGTGGAAAGACAATTGTTTTCACACAGACAAAACGAGATGCTGATGAGGTCTCAATGGCATTATCAAATAGCATTTCTTCTGAGGCACTGCATGGAGACATTTCTCAACATCAGAGGGAGAGAACACTGAATGGATTTAGGCAAGGAAAATTTACTGTGCTAGTTGCGACTGACGTTGCATCTCGTGGTCTTGATATACCTAATGTTGACTTA GTTATCCATTATGAACTACCCAACGATCCAGAGACTTTTGTTCATCGCTCTGGTCGAACGGGTCGTGCTGGAAAAGAAGGCACTGCTATTCTGATGTACACAGGTAGTCAAAGGCGAACTGTCAGATCTCTCGAACGTGATGCTGGGTGCAAGTTTGAATTCGTTAGTCCTCCATCTGTCAAAGAGGTTTTGGAGTCATCAGCTGAGCATGTGGTGGCTACACTTAATGGAGTTCATCCCGAATCTGTTGAGTACTTCACTCCAACTGCACAACAGTTGATGGAGCAACAAGGAGTAAATGCCCTTGCTGCTGCACTTGCTCTTTTGGGTGGGTTTTCCAAACCGCCATCTTCTCGATCTCTACTAACTCATGAACAG GGGTGGACTACATTACAGCTGACACGTGATTCTGTATTATCCCGAGGATTCCTGTCGGCAAGATCTGTTACTGGTTTCCTCTCTGATGTGTATTCACCAGCTGCTGATGAAGTTGGCAAAATCCACCTAATTGCAGATGAAAGG GTTCAGGGGGCCATTTTTGATCTTCCTGAGGAGATTGCTGCAGATCTACTAAATCAGGAGTTACCACCTGGAAATACTATTTCCAAGATTACCAAG TTACCTGCTTTACAAGATGATGGGCCAGCAAGTGATTTCTATGGGAAGTTTTCAAGCAGGGATTCTAGGGGGACACGGGGAGGTTTTAGAGACCGTAGAGGCAGAAATTCCCGGGGTTCTTCTAGTGGTCGTTTCTCTGATAACGATGATGATAATTGGGGGAATGACTTTAGGTCGCGAGGTGGCCGAACAAGAAGGGGAGGAAGTGATTGGCTCATCGGTGGTGATAGGCGCTCTAGCAGGTCTCTATCTGGAGGAAGCAGAGACAG AAGCTTTGGTGGTGCATGTTTCAATTGTGGGCGCAGTGGTCACCGAGCATCTGAATGCCCTAACAAAAGGGACTACTAG